A genomic window from Lotus japonicus ecotype B-129 chromosome 1, LjGifu_v1.2 includes:
- the LOC130710267 gene encoding cytochrome P450 89A2-like: MEFWFILIAFLCFCMLIIMRAFPSNIPLPPGPFHLPIISNILLLRKPFSELEPILRNLHAKHGPIITFNFWNGPHIFIVDPSIAHQALIQKGAIFADRPKILCNSDQLNISSSSYGPTWRVLRRNLASVMLHPSRLKSFSNTRKRVLNDLLNQLKYDAESCNAIKVMDHLQHAMFSLLVFMCFGERVDEHYITHIKGIQRRLILNSSRFTILNFFPTPVARVLFRKRWQEFWHLRKAQKHVLSELIEARKQNLESRKNNDIDNDECAVCYVDTLLDLQLPEEKRKLNEGEIVNLCSEFLSAGTDTTSTTLEWVMANMVKNTHEQQRVVEEIEGVVGGRGKREVTEEDVMKLPYLKAVILEVLRLHPPTHFAIPHGVTEDVVLNGFLVPKKGTVNFLLAEMGWDPKVWEDPMAFKPERFSRGDQKALFDISGRKEIKIMPFGAGRRICPAYNLAMLHLEYFVANLVWNFEWKKTSLDVDLSEKQEFTMVIKHPVQALVSPRF; the protein is encoded by the coding sequence ATGGAGTTCTGGTTCATCCTCATTGCCTTTCTCTGTTTTTGCATGCTCATCATAATGAGAGCTTTCCCCTCAAATATTCCTCTCCCTCCTGGACCTTTCCACCTTCCCATCATCTCCAACATCCTCTTGCTGCGAAAACCATTTTCAGAACTAGAGCCAATTCTTAGAAACCTCCATGCCAAACACGGTCCTATAATCACATTCAACTTCTGGAATGGTCCACACATTTTCATAGTTGATCCATCCATTGCCCACCAAGCCTTAATTCAGAAAGGTGCAATCTTCGCAGACCGCCCCAAAATCCTATGTAACAGTGACCAACTCAacatctcctcctcctcctacgGCCCCACATGGCGTGTCCTCCGCCGTAACCTGGCCTCCGTGATGCTTCACCCGTCACGGTTGAAATCCTTTTCAAATACCCGCAAGCGGGTCTTAAATGATCTCCTGAATCAGTTGAAATATGATGCAGAATCATGTAATGCCATTAAAGTCATGGACCATTTGCAACATGCCATGTTCAGCTTGCTTGTTTTCATGTGTTTCGGTGAAAGAGTTGATGAGCATTACATCACACACATAAAAGGCATCCAGCGTCGTTTGATTTTAAACTCTAGCAGATTCACTATACTGAATTTCTTTCCAACACCGGTGGCTCGCGTCTTGTTCCGAAAACGCTGGCAGGAGTTTTGGCATCTTCGGAAGGCCCAAAAACATGTTTTGTCTGAATTAATAGAAGCAAGAAAACAAAATTTAGAAAGCAGGAAGAACAATGATATTGATAATGATGAATGTGCTGTTTGTTATGTGGATACTTTGTTAGATTTGCAATTGCCTGAGGAGAAACGCAAGCTGAATGAAGGTGAAATTGTTAATCTATGTTCAGAGTTTTTGAGTGCGGGCACAGATACAACTTCGACGACATTGGAGTGGGTTATGGCGAATATGGTGAAGAACACACATGAGCAACAAAGGGTTGTGGAGGAGATTGAAGGGGTTGTAGGTGgaagaggaaaaagggaagTGACAGAAGAAGATGTGATGAAATTGCCATATCTGAAGGCTGTGATTTTAGAAGTTTTAAGGCTTCACCCTCCCACACACTTTGCAATTCCACATGGAGTAACAGAGGATGTGGTTTTGAATGGTTTCTTGGTGCCGAAGAAAGGGACGGTGAATTTTTTGCTGGCGGAGATGGGGTGGGATCCGAAGGTGTGGGAGGATCCTATGGCGTTCAAGCCAGAGAGATTTTCAAGAGGTGATCAGAAGGCATTGTTTGATATCAGTGGACGTAAAGAGATAAAGATTATGCCGTTTGGTGCAGGGAGGAGGATTTGTCCAGCTTATAACTTGGCAATGCTGCATTTGGAGTACTTTGTGGCAAATTTGGTCTGGAATTTTGAATGGAAGAAGACTTCACTTGATGTTGATCTGTCAGAAAAACAGGAGTTTACTATGGTCATAAAACATCCAGTGCAAGCTCTGGTTTCTCCTAGGTTCTAG